From Scatophagus argus isolate fScaArg1 chromosome 10, fScaArg1.pri, whole genome shotgun sequence, a single genomic window includes:
- the wu:fj16a03 gene encoding uncharacterized protein wu:fj16a03, producing the protein MKIYLVLLLLLPLCSAEQFHIQCYGEDFLMVNNLLLDCSSKVQQACYTRNNGEKGCTQLENCSNHGWTCCYTNGCNA; encoded by the exons ATGAAGATTTATCTtgtgctactgctgctgctgccactctGCTCAG CTGAGCAGTTTCATATCCAGTGTTATGGTGAGGACTTCCTGATGGTCAACAACTTGCTGCTGGATTGCTCCAGCAAAGTCCAACAAGCCTGCTACACCAGAA ACAATGGAGAAAAAGGCTGTACCCAGCTTGAGAACTGCTCTAACCACGGCTGGACCTGCTGCTACACCAACGGCTGCAACGCatga